Proteins from a genomic interval of Stenotrophomonas sp. WZN-1:
- a CDS encoding peptidylprolyl isomerase yields the protein MGSLPKFLPITVIDSNAPVPAEAHSHHHDAAEQGPRSLGQPAPCRLFVDETAISEADIAREMQHHRAMRPEQSRAEAARALVVRELLRLEAQRLGLQAPEGNRVSGEEVLIQQLLEDAIEDRVPTDEDCRRYFEQNPERFRSPDRVRLRHILLAAPADDVAGRFAARTEGERLVGLLKESPHLFADFALRHSRCPSSSEGGDLGWLQRGQTTPEFDRQVFRLREGLAGFPVESRWGYHVVCVDAREEGQPQPFEVVLPLLRDYLELQVRLREVQAYLLQLQERYPVRGLDEIEAEADIG from the coding sequence ATGGGCAGCCTGCCGAAATTCCTGCCGATCACCGTGATCGACTCCAATGCCCCGGTTCCGGCCGAGGCGCATTCGCACCACCACGACGCGGCGGAGCAGGGACCGCGCTCGCTCGGGCAGCCGGCGCCGTGCCGGCTGTTCGTGGACGAGACCGCGATCAGCGAGGCCGACATCGCCCGTGAGATGCAGCACCATCGGGCGATGCGCCCGGAACAGTCACGCGCCGAAGCGGCGCGTGCACTGGTGGTGCGCGAGCTGCTGCGTCTGGAAGCGCAGCGGCTGGGCCTGCAGGCGCCGGAGGGCAACCGGGTCAGCGGCGAGGAAGTGCTGATCCAGCAGCTGCTTGAGGACGCGATCGAAGACCGCGTGCCGACCGACGAGGACTGCCGCCGCTACTTCGAACAGAACCCGGAGCGCTTCCGCTCGCCCGATCGCGTGCGCCTGCGCCATATCCTGCTGGCGGCGCCGGCCGACGACGTGGCCGGGCGCTTCGCTGCACGCACCGAGGGCGAGCGGCTGGTCGGCCTGCTGAAGGAGTCGCCGCACCTGTTCGCCGATTTCGCCCTGCGCCATTCGCGCTGCCCGTCCAGCAGCGAGGGCGGCGACCTCGGCTGGCTGCAGCGCGGGCAGACCACGCCGGAGTTCGACCGCCAGGTGTTCCGCCTGCGCGAGGGCCTGGCTGGATTCCCGGTGGAATCGCGCTGGGGCTACCACGTGGTCTGCGTCGATGCCCGCGAGGAGGGCCAGCCGCAGCCATTCGAGGTGGTGCTGCCGCTGCTGCGTGACTATCTGGAACTGCAGGTGCGCCTGCGCGAGGTGCAGGCTTACCTGCTGCAGCTGCAGGAACGCTACCCGGTGCGCGGGCTGGATGAGATCGAAGCCGAAGCGGATATCGGCTGA
- the narI gene encoding respiratory nitrate reductase subunit gamma: MSYSLHQFAFQYYPYIAVAVLLIGSWARYDKAMYTWRTGSSQMLSDKGMRIGSNCFHIGILAILGGHLVGLLTPHAVYEHFITSSQKQMLAMVVGGVFGALCFIGISILLVRRLFNARVRATGSFGDTLVLVLLFAQLCLGLYSIRISSGHLDGGVMVQLAEWAQHIVTFRAGAADYIEGVSWVYKMHIFLGLTLFLIAPFTRLVHVWSIPISYLWRPYQVVRRRQATLRYGPRE, encoded by the coding sequence ATGAGTTACTCCCTGCATCAATTCGCCTTCCAGTACTACCCGTACATCGCCGTGGCGGTGCTGCTGATCGGCAGCTGGGCGCGCTATGACAAGGCCATGTACACCTGGCGCACCGGCTCCAGCCAGATGCTGTCGGACAAGGGCATGCGGATCGGCAGCAACTGCTTCCATATCGGCATCCTGGCCATCCTCGGTGGCCACCTGGTCGGCCTGCTGACCCCGCACGCGGTGTACGAGCACTTCATCACCTCGTCGCAGAAGCAGATGCTGGCGATGGTGGTCGGCGGTGTGTTCGGCGCGCTGTGCTTCATCGGCATCAGCATCCTGCTGGTGCGCCGGCTGTTCAATGCGCGGGTACGGGCTACCGGCAGCTTCGGTGACACGCTGGTGCTGGTGCTGCTGTTCGCGCAGCTGTGCCTGGGCCTGTACAGCATCCGCATCTCGTCCGGCCACCTGGACGGTGGGGTGATGGTGCAGCTGGCCGAATGGGCGCAGCATATTGTGACCTTCCGCGCCGGTGCCGCCGACTATATCGAGGGCGTCAGCTGGGTCTACAAGATGCATATCTTCCTGGGCCTGACCCTGTTCCTGATCGCGCCGTTCACCCGCCTGGTGCACGTGTGGAGCATTCCGATCAGCTACCTGTGGCGGCCGTACCAGGTGGTGCGCCGCCGCCAGGCCACGCTGCGCTACGGTCCGCGGGAGTAA
- the narJ gene encoding nitrate reductase molybdenum cofactor assembly chaperone, with protein sequence MGVLKLVGVLLDYPREELWQHGEELLAACDDPALNAARRQQLRSFVQQLLGTDALDAQAAWLASFDRGRSMSLLLFEHIHGESRDRGQAMVDLVETYRRNGFELDARELPDYLPLLLEFLAHRPGSEAREWLHHIGHIAGMLAARAAERELPHRVLFEILVEAGDGKADLQALRQRASEEVRDDTAEAMDRLWEEEAVRFGAEAPAEDCKPPVRSPARPSHREVQP encoded by the coding sequence ATGGGCGTGCTCAAGCTGGTCGGGGTGTTGCTGGATTATCCCCGTGAAGAACTGTGGCAGCACGGCGAGGAACTGCTCGCTGCCTGCGACGACCCGGCGCTGAACGCCGCCCGCCGCCAGCAGCTGCGCAGCTTCGTGCAGCAGCTGCTGGGCACCGATGCGCTGGATGCGCAGGCCGCCTGGCTGGCCAGTTTCGACCGCGGCCGCTCGATGAGCCTGCTGCTGTTCGAACACATCCATGGCGAGTCGCGCGACCGTGGCCAGGCCATGGTCGATCTGGTCGAAACCTACCGCCGCAACGGCTTCGAGCTGGATGCACGCGAGTTGCCGGACTACCTGCCGCTGCTGCTGGAGTTCCTGGCCCATCGCCCCGGCAGCGAGGCCCGCGAGTGGTTGCACCACATCGGCCATATCGCCGGGATGCTGGCGGCGCGTGCCGCCGAGCGCGAGCTGCCGCACCGGGTGCTGTTCGAGATCCTGGTCGAGGCCGGCGACGGCAAGGCCGATCTGCAGGCGCTGCGCCAGCGTGCCAGCGAGGAAGTCCGCGACGATACCGCCGAGGCCATGGACCGCTTGTGGGAGGAGGAGGCGGTGCGCTTCGGCGCCGAAGCTCCTGCCGAAGACTGCAAGCCGCCCGTGCGTTCGCCGGCCCGTCCATCGCATCGAGAGGTCCAGCCATGA
- the narH gene encoding nitrate reductase subunit beta has protein sequence MKVRAQIAMVLNLDKCIGCHTCSITCKNVWTSREGVEYAWFNNVETKPGIGYPKEWENQDKWNGGWVRTRAGKLVPRAGGRWRMLAKIFANPDLPQIDDYYEPFDFDYQNLHTAKDSQHQPTARPRSLISGERMQKIEWGPNWEEILGSEFSKRSRDYNFDQVQKEIYGAFEKTFMMYLPRLCEHCLNPACVSACPSGAIYKREEDGIVLIDQDKCRGWRMCVSACPYKKIYYNWKSGKSEKCIFCYPRIEMGEPTVCSETCVGRIRYLGVMLYDADRIAEAASVAAEKDLYQAHLDIFLDPNDPAVIAAARKEGIPDSWLDAAKQSPVYKLAIDWKLALPLHPEYRTLPMVWYVPPLSPIQSAAERGRVGMSGELPDVASLRIPMRYLANLLTAGDEAPVVRALERLMAMRAWRRAKNVDGVEDTAVLEQTGLSIAQVEEMYRYLAIANYEDRFVIPTGHREYANDAFGERGGCGFTFGNGCNGDSPADLFGQRKSTTFVVDKGPNHRRKEVV, from the coding sequence ATGAAGGTCCGTGCACAGATCGCGATGGTGCTGAACCTGGACAAGTGCATCGGCTGCCATACCTGCTCGATCACCTGCAAGAACGTCTGGACCTCGCGCGAGGGCGTCGAGTACGCCTGGTTCAACAACGTGGAAACCAAGCCGGGCATCGGCTACCCGAAGGAATGGGAAAACCAGGACAAGTGGAACGGCGGCTGGGTACGCACCCGCGCCGGCAAGCTGGTGCCGCGTGCCGGTGGCCGCTGGCGCATGCTGGCCAAGATCTTCGCCAACCCGGACCTGCCGCAGATCGACGACTACTACGAGCCGTTCGATTTCGACTACCAGAACCTGCACACCGCCAAGGACAGCCAGCACCAGCCCACCGCGAGGCCGCGTTCGCTGATCAGTGGCGAGCGCATGCAGAAGATCGAGTGGGGCCCGAACTGGGAGGAGATCCTCGGCTCGGAGTTCAGCAAGCGTTCGCGCGACTACAACTTCGACCAGGTGCAGAAGGAGATCTACGGCGCCTTCGAGAAGACCTTCATGATGTACCTGCCGCGCCTGTGCGAGCACTGCCTGAACCCGGCGTGCGTGTCGGCGTGCCCCTCGGGTGCGATCTACAAGCGCGAGGAAGATGGCATCGTGCTGATCGACCAGGACAAGTGCCGCGGCTGGCGCATGTGCGTGTCGGCGTGCCCGTACAAGAAGATCTACTACAACTGGAAGAGCGGCAAGTCGGAGAAGTGCATCTTCTGCTACCCGCGCATCGAGATGGGCGAGCCGACGGTGTGTTCGGAAACCTGCGTGGGCCGCATCCGCTACCTGGGCGTGATGCTGTACGACGCCGACCGCATCGCCGAGGCGGCTTCGGTGGCCGCCGAGAAGGACCTGTACCAGGCCCACCTGGACATCTTCCTGGACCCGAACGATCCGGCGGTGATCGCCGCCGCGCGCAAGGAGGGCATCCCGGACAGCTGGCTGGACGCGGCCAAGCAGTCGCCGGTGTACAAGCTGGCGATCGACTGGAAGCTGGCGCTGCCGCTGCACCCGGAATACCGCACGCTGCCGATGGTCTGGTACGTGCCGCCGTTGTCGCCGATCCAGTCCGCCGCCGAGCGTGGCCGCGTGGGCATGAGCGGCGAACTGCCGGACGTGGCCTCGCTGCGCATCCCGATGCGCTACCTGGCCAACCTGCTGACGGCCGGTGACGAGGCGCCGGTGGTGCGTGCGCTGGAGCGGCTGATGGCGATGCGTGCCTGGCGCCGGGCCAAGAATGTGGACGGCGTGGAAGACACCGCGGTGCTGGAACAGACGGGGCTGAGCATCGCCCAGGTGGAAGAAATGTACCGCTACCTTGCCATCGCCAACTACGAGGACCGTTTCGTGATTCCCACCGGCCACCGCGAGTACGCCAACGATGCCTTCGGCGAGCGCGGCGGCTGCGGCTTCACCTTCGGCAACGGCTGCAACGGTGACAGCCCGGCCGACCTGTTCGGCCAGCGCAAGAGCACTACCTTCGTGGTGGACAAGGGGCCGAACCACCGCCGCAAGGAGGTGGTGTGA